The nucleotide window CTGCGCGACGGCCAGACGCTCGGTGCCGTGAGCGGCGCCGTGCCACTCGACGCAGTGCAGGAAGTCGTCAAGGCCGTGCATCCCACGCCGTCGAGCCTGGCCTTCGTGGTCTCGCGCGACGGTCTCGTGATCGCGCACCCCGACGAGAAGCTGATGCTCAAGCAGTCGAGCGATCTCGCGCAAGCCCTCACGCCCGACGCGCTCGCCAGCCTCGAACGCGCCAAAGACCCGATGGAAGTGCAACTGGGCGGCGACGCCAAGCTGCTCAAGGTGCAGCCGGTGCCGGGCACCGACTGGCTGTTCGTGGTCGCCCTCGACAAGGCCGAAGCGACGGCAGGACTGTCGCAAGTGCTTAGCGCGACCATCGTCACGCTGATCGTGCTCACGCTGTGTGCCATCGGTATCGCCAGCTTCTTCACGTCGCAGGCGTTCAAGCGCCTGTCGCAAGTGCGCGACGCGATGGATACCATCGGCTCGGGCGGCGGCGATCTGACGCGCCGTCTCGATGTCGTCGGCAACGACGAAGTGGCGCATATCTCGCGATCGTTCAACGCGTTTGTCGACAAGATCAGCACGGTGATGATCGACGTGCGCTCCGGCGTGCACGGCATGACGTCGGCGACGAGCGAAATCGAAATGGGCAACCGCGATCTGTCGCAACGCACCGAAGCCTCGGCCGGCACGTTGCAGGAAACGTCGGCGGCGCTGACCGAGTTGACGGCCAGCGTGAAGCAGACTGCCGAAGCCGCCGAACACGCCACGCGTCTGGCTAACGATGCCAGCGAAGCCGCTGCGCGCGGCGGTGACGTCGTCACGGGGGCTGTGACGACGATGAGCGAGATTGCGCAGTCGTCGGAGCGCATCACCGAGATCATCAGCGTGATCGACGGCATCGCATTCCAGACGAACATTCTCGCGTTGAACGCTGCCGTGGAAGCGGCGCGCGCCGGTGAGCAGGGCCGTGGTTTTGCTGTGGTGGCGGGCGAAGTGCGCACGCTGGCACAACGCAGTGCGGCGGCCGCACAAGAGATCAAGACGCTCATCGAAGCCTCGGTGCAGAACGTCAAGAGCGGCACGCAGCGCGTGCAGGCCGCGGGCAATACCATGGGCGAGATTGTCGATGGCATTGGTCGCGTGCGTCGTCTGATCGTGGAGATCCACAGCGCGATGACCGAGCAAAGCACGGGCATCAGCCAGATCGATCGAAGCGTGGCGGAAATGGATCAATCGACGCAACAGAACGCTGCGTTGGTTGAAGAATCCGCCGCCGCTTCGGCCATGCTGAGCGAGCAGGCCCGCAATCTCGCCGATACGGTTGCGCTGTTCCAACTGCGCGAGCATAGCCGTCACGGCGTGACGGTTATGCACACGCGCACGGGGTCGGGTTCGCATCGCGACGAACCCGCACTCGCGGCGTAAGCCGACGTCACCTACCTACGTCTCCTGAGACGGCGGCCAACGAACCGGCGGTAATTTACCGCCATTCGTCATCGCGCTGCCCGCCCGCCAGATTTTGTCGCAGAATAGGACACTGTCTGGCGGGTATCTCATCTTCATTCAGGAGACACATCATGACGACTCAGCAATACGAAGGCGGCTGTCATTGCGGTGAATTACGATTTTCCGTAAATATTGATTTGTCCAAAACAATTGCGTGCAATTGTTCGATTTGCAAAAAACGTGGATTGATTCTCGCATTCGCACCGCGCGGTGAATTCACGCAGACGTCCGGTGTGGATTCGAATCGCGAATACCTCTTCAATAAACATCTGATTCACCATCAGTTCTGCCAGAAGTGCGGCGTCGAGGCGTTTGCCTTCGGCGAAATGCCCGACGGCACGAAGATGGCGGCAGTCAACGTACGCTGCATCGATGGCATCGAGCTCGATACCGTGCACCCCACGCCAGTCGATGGTGCCAGCCGGTAATTGCATCTCATTCCACATCTCTATAAATAGATGGAATCGTATATTTAAGCGGATACCATTATTTGGATTTTGCAGATGATGGTTTGTCATGCAAAACCGGAAAATGAAACGGCGCGTCAATCGCGCCGTTTTTAATTTCCAGAAATATTGTGAAAGTCATTCCGTGGGAATCGAGGGATTATTGACTCAAGATTATTGAATGGACTTCCGTTATGCCATGCGATTGTTCGTGTTTTATCGCATTCTGGAGTTGGCATGAAGTTCTTGGGTAGTCTCAAAATCGGCACGCGCCTGACCATCGGGTTCGCGATCACGCTGGTGCTGCTGTGCATCGTGGGCGGTATGGCGGTGTATCAGGCATCCCGCATTTACGGCGGTACACGCGATCTCGCCGACAACTGGCTGCCCAGCGTGCAGACGCTCGGCACCGTGCAGGTCGGCGCCAATGCGGCACGGCGCGCCACGCTCGCCGCACTGTTGACCACGGTGGAACAGAGCCGCATCGACGAGACGAACAAGCGTGCAGCGGCCATCGATCTCGTGAACAAGACGCTTTCGGCTTACGGCAGTCTGGTGGCCTCCGACGAGGACCGCCGTGCCTACGAGGCCGTGCGCGAGGCATGGTCCAACTATCTCGCCATCGACAATCGCATCGCCGAACTGGCCAAGGGCGACGAGGCCGCGCAGGGGCAGGCGCGCACGCTCGCCATGACCGACGCGGTGCAGTCTTTCTCAGTGCTCAGCCAGAAGCTCACCGAACACGTCGCGGTCAATCGCGCGGGCTCGGTAGCGGCGGGCGATGCCGCAGCGGCCGATTATCACGCGGCGTTTATCGCAACCATCGTGCTGATCGTGCTGGCACTTGGCGTGAATATCGTCATCGCGCTGGTCATTACCCGTTCGATCACGGTGCCGATCGGCCGCTGCGTCGATATTGCACAAACGGTGGCGCGCGGCGATCTCAGTTCGCGAATCGACGTGCAGGGTCAGGATGAACTCGCGATGTTGCTCGGCTCGTTGCGTGACATGAACGGCAAGCTGGCTCAGGTGGTCGGGCAGGTGCGCAACACCAGCGAGAGCATTGCTACCGGCTCGGCACAGATCGCGGCAGGCAATACCGATCTGTCGTCGCGCACGGAGCAGCAAGCGGCATCGCTGGAAGAGACGGCGGCCAGCATGGAAGAGCTCACGACGACGGTCAAGCAGAACGCCGACAACGCCGAGCAAGGCAATGTTCTGGCTTCGAACGCGTCGCAGATTGCGCTGCGCGGTGGTGACGTCGTGCGTCAGGTGGTCGAGCGGATGCGCGAGATCTCCGAAGGCTCATCCCGCGTGGGCGACATCACCAGCGTGATCGAAGGCATCGCCTTCCAGACCAACATCCTTGCTCTGAATGCCGCCGTGGAAGCGGCACGCGCCGGTGAACAAGGCCGTGGCTTTGCCGTGGTGGCGGGCGAAGTGCGCACGTTGGCCCAGCGCAGCGCCAATGCCGCCAAGGAGATCAAGGAGTTGATCGACGCGTCGACCCGTCAGGTGAACGAGGGCGCGAAGCTCGTCTCGGAAGCCGGTACGACGATGGACGAAGTGGTGCAGGCGGTGAAGCGTGTGACCGATCTGATGGCGGAAATTGCCGCGGCGTCGACGGAACAGCGCACCGGCATCGAGCAGGTCAATCAGGCGGTGATGCAGATGGATACCGTCACGCAGCAGAACGCGGCGCTGGTGGAAGAGGCGTCGGCGGCAGCGCAGTCGATGGCTGCGCAGTCGAGCGGCCTGCGCGAGCTGGTGTCGATCTTCAAGCTCGATGCTGCGGCCAATCAGTCCAACCCGTCCAACCCGTCGCATCGCTTGTCCGCCTGACGATTCAACCGTTTCAATCGTTTCAACCGGCCAATAAAAAGCGGCTCGCCGACGTCAGCCGGCGAACCGCGAATGCCAGAACGCTCTCACCAGCGTCCGGCCCACGGGACCGCATGCGTCCCATGTTCTTTCTGCCGCGACATTGGCGCGGGCGTATCTCGCTCGGCCGGCACGAGGCTCGTGCGGCCGTCACCGGCAACTGGCCGCCTGCCCCCCGGCGTGGCGGCCGTTGCCTTGTCGATTGTCTTGCGTGCGTGTGATCGGCGGCGCTTACTTGCCTGCGAGCATCGACCCGCGATCGCGCAGGTTGATGTGCATCTCGAAGGCGCGTTCCAGCGCATGCGGCGTGTGGCCGCCGTAACGCAGGGCGTCGCGGTAGTAGTCGCGCAGTACGTCGCGATACGACGGGTGGGCGCAGCGATCGATCACCAGATTGACGCGCTCGCGCGGTGCGAGCGTGCGCAGATCGGCGAGCCCTTGCTCCGTCACGATGATGTCGACGTCGTGCTCGTTATGGTCGACGTGCGGCACCATCGGCACGATGCTGGAAATCTTGCCGTCCTTCGCCACCGACTTGGTCGCGAAGATGGCCATGCGCGCGTTGCGCGCAAAATCTCCCGAACCCCCGATGCCGTTCATCATGTGCGTGCCCCCCACGTGCGTGGAGTTCACGTTGCCGTAGATATCGGCTTCGAGCGCGGTATTGAGCGCAATCAGTCCCAAACGGCGAATGACTTCCGGATGGTTGCTCACTTCCTGAGGGCGCAGCACGAGCTTGTCGCGATAGCGTTCGAGATTGCCGAACACGCGATCCTGCACGGCCTGCGAGACGGTGATCGAAGACCCCGACGCGAAGTCCATCTTGCCCGCGTCCATCAATTCGAATGTGGAGTCTTGGAGCACTTCCGAGTACATCGTCAACTGCTCGAACGGCGAATCGATGAAACCCGTGAGCACGGCGTTGGCAATGGTGCCGATACCCGATTGCAGCGCGGGCAGCGTGCGGGGCAGTCGCCCGCGCGAGACTTCGTGCTGGAAGAATTCGATGAGATGACCGGCAATGCGCTGCGTATCGGCATCGGCGGGCAGGGCGTTGGACGCGCTGTCCGGCGTGTCGGTAATGACGATGGCGGCGATCTTCTCGGGGGCGATCTTCACGGCGGTCGTGCCGACACGGTCGCGCACGTCGACAATCGGCAGCGGTGAGCGATGCGGGCGCTGACCGGGGATCCAGATGTCGTGCATACCCTCGAACGCGAGCGGCTGCGCGAGATTGATCTCTACGATGACCTTGTCGGCGAGGATTGCGAAGCTCGCAGAGTTGCCGACCGACGAGCTGGGCACGAGGCTGCCGTCTTCGGTGATGGCCACGGCTTCGATCACGGCCACGTCCAGCTTGCCGAACTGACCGGCACGCAGGAATTCGACGGTCTCGGACAGATGCTGGTCGACAAACATGACTTCGCCGCGATTGATCGCGCTGCGCAGTGTGGTGTCGACTTGAAACGGCAGGCGCTTGGCCAGCACACCGGCTTCGGTCAGGGTCTTGTCGGAATCGTGGCCGAGCGACGCACCGGTGATGAGCGTGAGCTTCATCGGGTGGGCTTTGGCACGCTTGGCGAGCGCAATGGGCATGTCCTTGGCGTCACCGGCGCGGGTGAACCCGCTCATGCCGACCACCATACCGTCACCGACCAGCCGGGCGGCATCGTCGGCGCTCATCACCCGGTCGCGTAGCGACGCCAGGCGGATGCGGTCTTCATACATCTTGAGGCTCCTCGTCTCTTTCTTATCCGATCCTCCGGTCCGCATTCCGCCGCTTGAGGCTGAACTCGGCCGATCGATCGCTTTGACGCAACGGCGGTGGGTACACCTGTCACGCTTGACTCGAAGTGTATTGACCCCTCGGCTACATTTCCAATATATTGAAAGTGCTGTTTGGATACTTTTTATATATTGATTGGGTTCACCCTTTATGGGGCTGGGCTGACGCGGGAGTGGGTATGGAATTGCGGCATTTGCAATATTTCATTGCGGTCGCCGAAGCGCGGCATTTCACCCGGGCTGCGGCGCGTGTGGGCATTCAGCAGCCGCCGCTCAGTCTTCAGATCCGGCAGTTGGAAGAGGAACTGGGCGGGCCGCTATTCATTCGGCTGCCGCGCGACGTGGTGCTGACGGAGTTGGGGGAGGCGTTTCTGCCGGAGGCGCGGCATATTCTCGAGCGCGTCGAGCGGGTGAAGCGGCAGATGCAGCAGATATCGCGTGGCGATGCGGGCCATATCCGGATCGGCTTTGCGGGCGCGACGTACTTCGAGCCGAGCATTCCGGCATGGATTCGTGATTTCCGGGCGCGCTATCCGGACGTGCAACTGCATCCGCAGCAAAGCAATACGGCGAGTCTGCTGGCCGCGTTGGTGAACGAGGAGGTGGATGCGGCGTTCGTGCGTACGCCTGTCGACGCGCCGCCGGGCATCGTGACCGTGCCGGTGGTGGATGAGGCGATGGTGCTGGTGCTGCCGCTGGGGCATCCGATGTGCGCACGCGAGCGCGTGCCGCTCGCGGCGCTGGCGCAGGATGAATTCATTCTGCTGCCGCGCGAGATCAGTCCTGCGCTGTATGACCGCACGATTGCGGCGTGCGAGGCGGCCGGGTTCCGGCCGAAGCTGGGGCAGGAGGCGCCGCAGATCACGTCGATCGTGCCGATGGTCGCGGCGGGCTTCGGGGTGTCGCTGGTGCCCGCGTCAGTCAGTCAGATTCGTACGCCCGGCATGGGCTTCTGGCCCATTGACGCAGCGATGGGCGAGGTGCCGCGTGCGCCGATCAGCCTCGCGTTTCGCGCCGCCCACGGCTCAGCGGCACTCGGTCACTTTATTGCGATGTCGCCGTCGGGGTTGCCGGGCGGTGAGGGCAATGGCATTGCGGCACCGGTGGCCTGATCGCCAGAGGGCTTCGCTTCGTTGGCAATGTCGTTGGTGATTTCGTTGGCAGCAAGTGCGCCGGGCGAACCGGCCGCAGGGCTGATCGCGGGCGATGCGGCAATCACCCGCGTGGGCGCCAGCACGATGCCATTGAGCGAGCGGCCCGTGCTGCTCGATTTGCCACTGTCGGCATAGTCGCCATAGCCACGGTGGCTCGGGCTAGTAACTGCATCTGCACGCGTCGGCAACCAGCCCCTTACGCGCAATTGGTTCACCAGCATGGGATGAATCAGCAGGGAGTAAAGCAGGCAGGTGAGGGGCAGCGAGATCACCAGCGCTGATTCGTCCCAGACGAACGCAGGGCCAAGTGCGAGCACGACCCAGATGAGCGCATGCCAGCCAAAGCCGTGCGCCAACAGGTAAAGCGGTCCGAGAAAGAATGCCGCCACGCATGACCGGTACGTGATCTCCACGACGTCCCCGCTTGCCGGGTTGCGAAATTTGAGTGTCATCGCGAAGTGGGGGGGCGCTGTTGAGCAGAAACCCACGTTACACGAGTGACGACCCCATTTCGTCCTACCATTTGTCCCGCCTGTTGTCGCAGGCGCACGCCCCAGTCATGTGGCAATCCGATGTATTTGACGACCGGCAACTGGCTGCGGAACAGGTAGGCTACACTTCGACCATGCCCCGTCGGGATCCGGGGCCCTATGGGGACTCCCACCGCCATGCGCACTCTCCGAAGGCTTACCCGTTGGCTGCCTGTCCTCGTCGGTGCCATCGCAGGCGTGATCGTCATGCTGGTCGCCGCCCAAGTGGTTCAGACGCGCGTCGACGATTTTCGCCTGCGTTTGTTCGTGCGCGACATCATGGGCTACATGAACGACGCCTCGATCTCGCGCCGTAATGCGCTGTTTCAAGCCCCTCAGAACACCGACGTTCCCTGTACCGACGACGATATCCTCGGCCTGCGCCGCGTGGCGATGCGCAGCCCCTATTTTCACGATATCGGGCGAGTCCACGACGCAAAGCTGCTTTGTACGGCCATGGTCGGCCGTCTCGCGACGAACCCCACGCTGCCACCCCCCGACCACGAAACACTTAACGGTGTGAAGCTCTGGCACACCATCACCGGCGTCATCACGCCCGGCGTCCAGGTCGATGCGGTCGGTTGGGGCGACATCGTGGTGTTCAGCTCTCCGGTGCTGCCGCCGCGACTCAGCACCCCCGATCGTGGGTTTGCGTCCATCGCCTCCACCTACGACAAGCGGTTTCAGTTCTGGCGTGCCGGTCTGTTCGACGATCAACGTCAGGTCGAACTCGGTGTGACATCACGGTGGTTCGAAATCGGCCCAGTGCGTCACTACTCGACTTGCTCGAACGCGGTGGATGTCTGCGCGTCGGCGGTCTACACATCGTCGAGCATTCTGCATAACCCGATCGGTCTGGCGATGGCGTTCGGCATCGGCGCGGCGCTGGGCGGCGCAGTGGGCTTGTCATGGCGATCGCGCAAACGCTACCGGATGTCGGTGGATTGGGTGACGCAGCACGCCGCCGAGACCGGGGGCATCACGGTGGTGTATCAGCCACTGGTTCGGCTACGGGATCGCAAGATGATCGGCGTGGAGGCGCTCGCCCGCCTGAACGACAGCGCCGGCAAACCGATATCACCTGAAATGTTTATTCCGATTGCCGAGCGGCGTGGTGTCATTGGCCTAGTGACGCGGCAAGTCGCGCGGCGGGCGCTGATCGACATGCATGGGCGCGCGCTGGCCGATTCCGAATTTCACATCAGCATTAATCTCGCCGCCGAAGATGTCGTGGACACGACGTTTCACACATTCCTGAATCACATTGCGGCGTCATTGCGCGTGCCGCGGACACAAATTGCACTAGAGATTACGGAACGTTCCACCGACAGCATGAAGCGGCTGGGGGATGCGCTGGACCGGTTGCGCGCTGATGGTTATCAAATTCATATTGACGACTTCGGCACCGGTTTTTCGAATTTGGCTTACCTGTCGACACTCCATGTCGATGCGCTGAAGATCGATCGCATGTTCACGCAGGCGATTGGCGCCGATACGGTGGGCAGCGCAATTGTCGATCAGATATGCAAGATGGCAGCACTGCTGAAAGTGGGCGTGATCGTCGAGGGTGTGGAAACGCGCGCGCAGGCCGTTTATATGCTCGCGCATTGTCCCGAGGCAGTGGGGCAGGGGTGGCTTTTCGGGAAAGCCGTTCCTGACGATGAATTGCCATCGCCGGAAGCCCTTATGAAAGCGATGGCAGACGATGCGCAGACGGTCGCTTAAATCTGCCTGTGCGCCGAGATTGCGTTTTTCGTGCGAGTGTTTCTGTGAACTATTTGTGGCGGCTCACTGATGGTGAGAGAACTGGCCGGCAAAAATTGGTAATGATTATTTTCGTTATATCCGGCGAATTACCGAGAATAACGACACGCATTCGGCGCTAGATTGGAACCACCGTGGTCCTGATGTGCCCCCGACCTCCACGGACTATCCGGCTCGCCGATCTGGCGGGCCGCTTTTTTTTCCCGTGATGCACCATGATTTGTTCGCATGTTAGGATTCTCCAAAAAAGCAGCATTGGTCTTGTGACGCCACAGCTGTCGATTTGCAGATGGGGGACATATGGATAAATCTTTTCGTTTTTCTTGGCATTACGTGAGCGACACGGCTCCCGGTGTGCCGTTCGACCTTGAGGGCGCGGTCACGCTGCGCGCCGACGACCGCTTTGACGGTGCCGTCGATGCTTACTCAGACGGGAATTACATTGGCCGATGCGAGTATTCGAGCATTGAAGCCAGTGATGCGTCACTGGCCGCCGAACAAATCCGTAAACGCATCGAGCGACGCATCGAAGATCGCGTCGCTCGTGAGCATCCGGTCACACATTGACCGCATTGAAAGCCGTGAATGCCAGCTGGCGCACTTAGCGCCAGCGTCGGCAGCAGCCACCCCCCCAGTGGCCACCCCAACCGCCACCCCAGCCACGTCCCCACGAGAATGAGAGCGATACGTTGCTGACCCATGGCGACGGGGCGAAGCCCGGGTAAAACGGCGCATAGTCCGGGAACGCCGGATACGCCGGATACGCCGGATACGTCGGATACGCCGCATAGGCGGGATAGGGTGCGTTAGTCGGATACGTCGCGTAGGTCGGGTAGGCCGAATACGCGGGGTACGCAGTGGGGTAGGTCGTATACACCGGTGCGTTCGACGGTACTTGCGACGACTGCGGCGGCACGTAATCAGGCGGCACGGGCGAACCGTTCGGATACACGGGTGCACGCTGCGGCGACGGCCGGTAATCTGGCGGCACCGGTGAACCATTCGGATAGGCAGGCGGCGCAGCACCGCTGCCGTTGCCCGGTCGATAGTCCGGCGGCACCGGTGAACCATTC belongs to Pandoraea norimbergensis and includes:
- a CDS encoding methyl-accepting chemotaxis protein, with translation MTVSSLRTRIILIACATVVGALILSGITTYLIVRTSMMSTISNTLDAVARGNTLAVERWAAAKGQSVVGTAAAVEKGEQGVALTKLLGATNGFPISSIGWSDKSYFSSGPTPPDYDPTARPWYKGATAAGKLTVVKPYADIASGKLYVSFAAPILRDGQTLGAVSGAVPLDAVQEVVKAVHPTPSSLAFVVSRDGLVIAHPDEKLMLKQSSDLAQALTPDALASLERAKDPMEVQLGGDAKLLKVQPVPGTDWLFVVALDKAEATAGLSQVLSATIVTLIVLTLCAIGIASFFTSQAFKRLSQVRDAMDTIGSGGGDLTRRLDVVGNDEVAHISRSFNAFVDKISTVMIDVRSGVHGMTSATSEIEMGNRDLSQRTEASAGTLQETSAALTELTASVKQTAEAAEHATRLANDASEAAARGGDVVTGAVTTMSEIAQSSERITEIISVIDGIAFQTNILALNAAVEAARAGEQGRGFAVVAGEVRTLAQRSAAAAQEIKTLIEASVQNVKSGTQRVQAAGNTMGEIVDGIGRVRRLIVEIHSAMTEQSTGISQIDRSVAEMDQSTQQNAALVEESAAASAMLSEQARNLADTVALFQLREHSRHGVTVMHTRTGSGSHRDEPALAA
- a CDS encoding GFA family protein: MTTQQYEGGCHCGELRFSVNIDLSKTIACNCSICKKRGLILAFAPRGEFTQTSGVDSNREYLFNKHLIHHQFCQKCGVEAFAFGEMPDGTKMAAVNVRCIDGIELDTVHPTPVDGASR
- a CDS encoding methyl-accepting chemotaxis protein; this translates as MKFLGSLKIGTRLTIGFAITLVLLCIVGGMAVYQASRIYGGTRDLADNWLPSVQTLGTVQVGANAARRATLAALLTTVEQSRIDETNKRAAAIDLVNKTLSAYGSLVASDEDRRAYEAVREAWSNYLAIDNRIAELAKGDEAAQGQARTLAMTDAVQSFSVLSQKLTEHVAVNRAGSVAAGDAAAADYHAAFIATIVLIVLALGVNIVIALVITRSITVPIGRCVDIAQTVARGDLSSRIDVQGQDELAMLLGSLRDMNGKLAQVVGQVRNTSESIATGSAQIAAGNTDLSSRTEQQAASLEETAASMEELTTTVKQNADNAEQGNVLASNASQIALRGGDVVRQVVERMREISEGSSRVGDITSVIEGIAFQTNILALNAAVEAARAGEQGRGFAVVAGEVRTLAQRSANAAKEIKELIDASTRQVNEGAKLVSEAGTTMDEVVQAVKRVTDLMAEIAAASTEQRTGIEQVNQAVMQMDTVTQQNAALVEEASAAAQSMAAQSSGLRELVSIFKLDAAANQSNPSNPSHRLSA
- a CDS encoding acetyl-CoA hydrolase/transferase family protein; translation: MYEDRIRLASLRDRVMSADDAARLVGDGMVVGMSGFTRAGDAKDMPIALAKRAKAHPMKLTLITGASLGHDSDKTLTEAGVLAKRLPFQVDTTLRSAINRGEVMFVDQHLSETVEFLRAGQFGKLDVAVIEAVAITEDGSLVPSSSVGNSASFAILADKVIVEINLAQPLAFEGMHDIWIPGQRPHRSPLPIVDVRDRVGTTAVKIAPEKIAAIVITDTPDSASNALPADADTQRIAGHLIEFFQHEVSRGRLPRTLPALQSGIGTIANAVLTGFIDSPFEQLTMYSEVLQDSTFELMDAGKMDFASGSSITVSQAVQDRVFGNLERYRDKLVLRPQEVSNHPEVIRRLGLIALNTALEADIYGNVNSTHVGGTHMMNGIGGSGDFARNARMAIFATKSVAKDGKISSIVPMVPHVDHNEHDVDIIVTEQGLADLRTLAPRERVNLVIDRCAHPSYRDVLRDYYRDALRYGGHTPHALERAFEMHINLRDRGSMLAGK
- a CDS encoding LysR family transcriptional regulator; this translates as MELRHLQYFIAVAEARHFTRAAARVGIQQPPLSLQIRQLEEELGGPLFIRLPRDVVLTELGEAFLPEARHILERVERVKRQMQQISRGDAGHIRIGFAGATYFEPSIPAWIRDFRARYPDVQLHPQQSNTASLLAALVNEEVDAAFVRTPVDAPPGIVTVPVVDEAMVLVLPLGHPMCARERVPLAALAQDEFILLPREISPALYDRTIAACEAAGFRPKLGQEAPQITSIVPMVAAGFGVSLVPASVSQIRTPGMGFWPIDAAMGEVPRAPISLAFRAAHGSAALGHFIAMSPSGLPGGEGNGIAAPVA
- a CDS encoding EAL domain-containing protein produces the protein MRTLRRLTRWLPVLVGAIAGVIVMLVAAQVVQTRVDDFRLRLFVRDIMGYMNDASISRRNALFQAPQNTDVPCTDDDILGLRRVAMRSPYFHDIGRVHDAKLLCTAMVGRLATNPTLPPPDHETLNGVKLWHTITGVITPGVQVDAVGWGDIVVFSSPVLPPRLSTPDRGFASIASTYDKRFQFWRAGLFDDQRQVELGVTSRWFEIGPVRHYSTCSNAVDVCASAVYTSSSILHNPIGLAMAFGIGAALGGAVGLSWRSRKRYRMSVDWVTQHAAETGGITVVYQPLVRLRDRKMIGVEALARLNDSAGKPISPEMFIPIAERRGVIGLVTRQVARRALIDMHGRALADSEFHISINLAAEDVVDTTFHTFLNHIAASLRVPRTQIALEITERSTDSMKRLGDALDRLRADGYQIHIDDFGTGFSNLAYLSTLHVDALKIDRMFTQAIGADTVGSAIVDQICKMAALLKVGVIVEGVETRAQAVYMLAHCPEAVGQGWLFGKAVPDDELPSPEALMKAMADDAQTVA